TGTGCCGGCTTTTGCTGCGTGCTGGGAGCTTTTTTAGCGGCGGACGCCCGCGAGGTTTATCCCCTGAACGGTTCCTGGGATTTCAGTTTTAACGGGAAGCCTGCTGAAAAAGTGACGGTGCCCCATACCTGGAACGCGGAGGATGCCGCCAACGGTGCCCAGGGGAAGCGGGAAGACGCCAAATCCGTCAACAGCAACGCTTACCGCCGCGGCCCGGCCGTTTATTCGCGCACGCTTCCGGTGGAGCCCAAGCCGGGCAAGAGGTATTTCATCCGCGGCGGGGGAGCCAGCATCGTTTCCGAGGTTTCCGTCAATGGGAAGCCTGCCGGCAGCCATGAGGGGGCATTTACGGCTTTCTGTTATGAAATCACCCCCCTTTTGAAAAAAGGCTCCAATACGATTTCCGTTCTGGTGGACAACACGCAGCGGAATCATATCGCCCCCCAGCGCGGGGATTTTTCCATGTTCGGTGGCCTGTACCGGCCCATTGAACTGATTGAGACGGACGGCATCTGCATTGACCCTCTTTTTTACGCTTCTCCCGGTATTTTCGTCACAACGAAGTCTCTAAGCGAATCCAAGGCCGTGGTGGAAGTAAAGACTCTTCTCAATTCGGGCGGAAAGGCCGGGGAGGTGGAGGTAGCGGTGGAAATTCTGGACATGAAGGGCAGGAAGGCAGCCGGGAAGACAGTAAAGGCCGCCGCCGGGGAAAAGAATGGACTGGAGGTCCCCGTAACGCTGGAAATCGCCAATCCCGTACTCTGGAACGGAGTGAAGAATCCTTACCTGTACCAGGTGAAAACTTCCATCAGGACGGCGGACGGCCAGACGGATGAGCTGGTGCAGCCGCTGGGGCTGAGGACGGTTTCCGTCAATCCCAAGGAAGGTTTTGTCCTGAACGGAAAGGCCATGCAGATCAAAGGGGTCAGCCGCCATCAGGATATGAAGGGGAAGGGGTGGGCTCTTTCCCCGGAAGATGAGGCGCGGGATATCAGGCTGATTGCGGATATGGGGGCGGACGGGGTTAGAACGGGCCACTATCCCGCATCCGCCAATATTTACGACCTGTGCGACAAGGCGGGGCTGGTTGTCTGGTCCGAGGTTCCCAACGTCAACCTGGTGTGGGATACGCCGGAGTTCCGGGAGAATAACCGCCTCCAGGCCCGGGAGATGATTTTCCAGCATTGGAATCATCCCTCCATTTGCATGTGGGGCATTTTCAATGAGATCGGCCACCAGCCCGAGGCTGCCACCAAGGGTGTGGACATGGAAGCTGAGTTGACGGCGTTGAACAGGTTCGTGAAGGAGACGGATCCTTCACGCATGACCGTGGGGGCCAGCAACCAGCCGGGCCGCAAAAAACTGAATCATATTCCCGACCACATTGCGTTCAATACGTATCCCGGCTGGTATGGAGGAGGCCCCGAAACCATGAAGGGCAATCTGAACGGCTACATCCGCGACTATGGCGGCAAGATGGGCATTGCCGTCAGTGAATACGGCCATGGAGCCAGCGTGGGCATGCATGAGAATCCGGCCCAAAGGCCGTCTCCTGCCGGGTTCTGGCATCCGGAGGAATGGCAGTCCCATGCTCATGAGGTCAATTACAGGTGCATCAGGGAAAGGCCGGAGGTGTGGGGGGCCTTTGTCTGGAACATGTTTGACTTCGGTTCCTCTTCCCGTTTTGAGGGGGAGAGCCCCGGCATGAACGACAAGGGACTGGTGACCTATGACCGCAAGACGCCCAAGGACGCCTATTTTTTCTACAGGGCCAACTGGAGCCCCCGTCCTACCGTGTACATCACATCCCGCAGGTTTGCGGAACGTACGGAAAAAACGGTGCCCGTGAAGGTTTACTGCAATGGTTCCGAGGTGAAGCTGAGCGTCAACGGGAAGACCGTCGGGAGCGTCAAACCGGATGATTTGAAGCGCGCCGTCTGGCCTGAAGTGACTCTCAAGCCCGGCCTCAACACGATTACGGCCACGGCCTCCATAGGAGGGAAAACGTACACGGATTCCTGCAAATGGACGTTGAAACCTGCCGGAGGTGACGGGAAGAAGGATTCAGAGCGTTATCAGGATCCGTCCCTGAAAAAGTATAAGTAAGCAATTCCATATTCATTCCGAGATGAAGACGGTGCGCTTGTTTCTGTTTTCCTTGATGGCTCTGGCTCCGGCTCTTCCCCTGCTGGGGGACGTTCCGGATTGGGAAAATGAAGAGGTGACGGGAATCAATAAGGAGGCTCCCCGAGCCTCCGTTTTTCCGGCATCAGATAAAACGTTGAGCTTGAATGGGGATTGGAAGTTCAAATTTTCCATGACTCCGGACGAGAGGCCTGCCGATTTCTTCAATCCTTCCTATTCCGTTTCCGGATGGGATACGGTCAAGGTTCCTTCCAACTGGCAGCTTTACGGTTATGGAACGGCCATTTACACGAATGTTCCCTATCCATTCAAGCCGAATCCTCCCAAGGTAATGGGGGAACCGCCCAGGAACTGGCCGGCGTACAGGGAGCGTAATTCCGTGGGTTCCTACCGCCGGGATTTCAATTTGCCCGCTTCCTGGCAGGGGGAGCAGGTGATGGTCCGGTTTGACGGAGTGGAGTCCGCCTTTTATGTGTGGGTGAATGGCCATAAGGTCGGCTATTCCGAAGACTCCTATACAGGGGCGGAGTTTGACCTTACTCCCTATGTCAGGCCGGGAAGGAATACGATTGCCGTGGAAGTATACCGCTGGAGCGACGGTTCTTATCTGGAGGATCAGGATTTCCTGCGCCTTTCCGGCATTTTCCGGGACGTGACCCTGTTTGCCCAGCCGCAGGCGCACGTGCGCGACCTGTTCCTGAAGGCCGGACTGGACAGGGAGGATTACACAACCGGGGCGCTGGACGGAACGTTCACCATCCGCAATTCCGGTAAAAAGGATATTCCCGCCGGCATGAAGCTGAATTATTCTATCGACGGGATTTCCACCAACTTGAACTGGGAGGGGCAGAACGGTTCCGGCCGCGTGCAGACGGACAACAGGGGAAGGCTGGATTCCGGAACGCTGGAGGTTCCCTCCATTCTCTCCGGAGGCGAGGTGCAGATTTCCCTGAACAGGAAATTTCCCGGCGTGAAGCCATGGACGGCGGAAACGCCCAACTTGTACAGGGTGACTTATTCTCTGAATGGAAAGGATACCCGTTCCGTCAATATCGGGTTCCGTTCCGTGGAGATTGCGGATAACGGAGCCGTGCTGATCAACGGCAGGGCCGTCAAGTTCAAGGGAGTCAACCGCCATGAAGCCCATCCCGATTACGGCCGCGCCATTCCACGGGAAGTGATGGAAAAGGACGTGCAGATTATCAAGGCGCATAATATCAATACCGTCCGCTGCTCCCACTATCCCAATCATCCTTATTTTTATGAGCTGTGCGACCGCTACGGCCTGTACGTGATGGACGAAGCCAACTGCGAGGCCCACGGCATCCGCAATGGCAGCATGGATATTTCCCGGAAGCCTTCCTGGAAGAAAGCCCATGTGGAGCGCAATATGAGCATGGTGCACCGTTCCAAGAATCACCCATCCATTGTTTTCTGGTCTCTGGGCAATGAGTCCGGCAACGGCCCCAATTTTGAGGCGGCAGCAGCGGCTGTCAGGGCTTATGACGGTACGCGGCCCCTCCATTACTGCGAATTTCCGCACGGCCACAAGGCCGTGGATATGGATTCCGCCATGTATCCGCCCGTGGACCGGGTGGAAAACTGGGGGAAGCAGAAAACTTCCCGCCCCTTTTTCGTGTGCGAGTATGCCCACTCCATGGGGAATGCCCTGGGTAATTTCAAGGAGTACATGGATGCCTTCGAGTCTTCCCCGCGCATGGTGGGCGGGGCCATCTGGGATTTCGCGGACCAGTCCCTCCGCGCTGATCCCGCCGGAAACGGCATTTACAAACCCGCCCCTTTCAAGGGAGTGACGCAGGCTTACGGCGGCATGTTCGGAGACAGGCCTAACCAGGCCAATTTCTGCGACAACGGCATTATTCTCGGCAACCGGAACACCACGGTCAAGACGAAGGAGGTGAAGAAAGTATACCAGTACATGGCTTTTGAGCGCAGGGACGGCTCCCTGTCCGTCCGCAACAAATATTTCCATAAGCCTTTGAAAGGTTATACGCTTTATCTGGTATCCCTGGCTCCCGGCGGCGGCCATGCCGTGGAGCGCATGGTTCTTCCGGAGGTCCCCCCTGGCAAATCCGCAACGGTGAATCTGCCTTCAGCCGCCATGCGGACCGGTTCCCTGATGGTTCTGGCGGATGCCCGGTTCAAGCTCCCGGAAGACGTGAAGGAACTTTCCGCCAGTCAACTGGAACATGTGGTGAATGAGTGCGAAGCTTACGAGTGGTTTCCGGCGTCCGCGGAGAAGGAGGTTCCCGCGCCTCCCCCGGCGGGTTTGCCTGCCGTTTCCGTGCGTCAGGGAGATCCCGTGGTCGTGCAGGGAAAAGGTTTTTCCGCCTCCTTCAAAAACGGGATGCTTTCCTCCCTCCGGTATGGCGGCCGGGATTTGATGTTGCCCGGCTATCCGGTGGAGCTCCAGGCGTACCGCTCTCCGGTGGATAACGACGCCTGGATCAGGAGCAAGGTTGAAGGGGAAATGAAGATGCAGAATATGAAAGCGGAATATTTCGACGTTAACGCTGCCGTCATTTCCCCCGGCGTGGCCCGTATCACGGCGCAGTTCCGGACGAAAGGTTCCGAGCTTGCCTTTTCCGGGGAAGTCGCGTGGACGGTTTTCGGCAACGGCATTATCAATGCTTCCGTCCGAATGTATCCCTCCGCCAGGGGAGAAGAACTCCTCCGGCTGGGCGTTACTTTCGGGATGCCTGCCGCGTATGACCGGGTAGAGTACCTGGGGCTGGGACCGTGGGATAATTACCGGGACCGCCGCACGAGCTGCTGGAAGGACGTTTTCCGCACTTCCGTGGACGATATGTTTTTTGCTTATTCCCGGCCCCAGGATATGGGCAACCGCATGGAGACGGACTGGATAGCCTTGTCCAACCCCCGGGAGGCCCGGGCTCTGTGGGTAGGTTCAGCCTCTCCCGGGGCTCTGCTGGAGGTTTCCGTTCTGCGTTATACGCCGAAGGAGCTTAACGACGCCAGGAGCCTGGACAGGCTGCCGGAGAAAAATAAAGTGATTGTGAATCTGGATGCTTTCCAGATGGGGCTGGGCGGCTCTTCCTGCGGGCCCCGCCCGCTGGCCAGGTACCAGACATTGAGCAAGGCCACAGCTCTGGGGTTTGTGCTGGCGCCCTCGTCCGCCCTGCTGAATCTGGCGCGCACGGGACTGGCTGTTCCCCATTCCCCCGTCATTGAACGGGATGGAAACGGCATGGTCAGTCTGGTTTCCTCCACGCCTGAGGCGGAGATAACGTATTCCGTCAACAAGGGGCCGGAAAAAGCGTACCGGAATCCCTTCAAGCTTCCCGAAGGGGAAGTGAGGGCCTGGGTGAAGTCCGGCAAGGTTCCTTCCACGTCTCCCGGAGAGAGAAAATTCCCCCTCGTCAAGGGGCAGGGCGAATGGAAAATTTTAGGGTCTTATATACTTAAGTTAGGCGCTTTTTAATTGCTTCTAAGAAGCCCCTTTGAGTTTTTTTACAAGTTCTAATGCGTCTTCCATTGTTATGAACATGCGCATGAAATTTGATTGGAAAGACTTGAAATTATACTTTTTATAAAATTTTTCGGAATTATCCCTTTTAATCTTGTTACCCCTCTCCTACTTCGTAGGGAAAGAGAATATAGATATTTGCTGGAAGAGGTTGTGTCGTTTTTGATTTTGTCAAATAATAAGAAATTGGTATTATTTCGAAAAGAAAAGCGCTACCTCACTTTTTCATGAGGTAGTGCTTTTTAACTTGTAAAGAGGAGAGGCTTCCAAAGACGTATGTTACACTATCGTGTAGTTCAAAAGTGCGTGTGTTATACATACTACACGATAGTGTAACATACGTCTTTGGAAGAAACAATATTGAAAAATGTCATTGCCTTTAAAAGCAAGCGATAACGCCTTCAACAATACTTTGTAATTTCGGACAACCGACTGAAATAGTAATGAGAGAAGAAAGAATCACCGAAGCAATCCACAGTAAAGCCTTCAAACCAAATTTAACACAATATTTCCTTTTTGCCCAATTAATATCTGATATTTTAGAATTAATATGGTCGTATAGCTCAGTATATTGATTATAGGCGTCTTCGTATTTTTTCAGAGATTTTGTTTTATCGATTCCTTCTATTTTTTTAGCCTCTCTAACTGAGAAAATAGCTTCATTGTGCAATTTTTTGTAAGTGACGTAAA
This region of Akkermansia muciniphila genomic DNA includes:
- a CDS encoding glycoside hydrolase family 2 protein, whose amino-acid sequence is MNLRIHSFNVSCAGFCCVLGAFLAADAREVYPLNGSWDFSFNGKPAEKVTVPHTWNAEDAANGAQGKREDAKSVNSNAYRRGPAVYSRTLPVEPKPGKRYFIRGGGASIVSEVSVNGKPAGSHEGAFTAFCYEITPLLKKGSNTISVLVDNTQRNHIAPQRGDFSMFGGLYRPIELIETDGICIDPLFYASPGIFVTTKSLSESKAVVEVKTLLNSGGKAGEVEVAVEILDMKGRKAAGKTVKAAAGEKNGLEVPVTLEIANPVLWNGVKNPYLYQVKTSIRTADGQTDELVQPLGLRTVSVNPKEGFVLNGKAMQIKGVSRHQDMKGKGWALSPEDEARDIRLIADMGADGVRTGHYPASANIYDLCDKAGLVVWSEVPNVNLVWDTPEFRENNRLQAREMIFQHWNHPSICMWGIFNEIGHQPEAATKGVDMEAELTALNRFVKETDPSRMTVGASNQPGRKKLNHIPDHIAFNTYPGWYGGGPETMKGNLNGYIRDYGGKMGIAVSEYGHGASVGMHENPAQRPSPAGFWHPEEWQSHAHEVNYRCIRERPEVWGAFVWNMFDFGSSSRFEGESPGMNDKGLVTYDRKTPKDAYFFYRANWSPRPTVYITSRRFAERTEKTVPVKVYCNGSEVKLSVNGKTVGSVKPDDLKRAVWPEVTLKPGLNTITATASIGGKTYTDSCKWTLKPAGGDGKKDSERYQDPSLKKYK
- a CDS encoding glycoside hydrolase family 2 TIM barrel-domain containing protein encodes the protein MKTVRLFLFSLMALAPALPLLGDVPDWENEEVTGINKEAPRASVFPASDKTLSLNGDWKFKFSMTPDERPADFFNPSYSVSGWDTVKVPSNWQLYGYGTAIYTNVPYPFKPNPPKVMGEPPRNWPAYRERNSVGSYRRDFNLPASWQGEQVMVRFDGVESAFYVWVNGHKVGYSEDSYTGAEFDLTPYVRPGRNTIAVEVYRWSDGSYLEDQDFLRLSGIFRDVTLFAQPQAHVRDLFLKAGLDREDYTTGALDGTFTIRNSGKKDIPAGMKLNYSIDGISTNLNWEGQNGSGRVQTDNRGRLDSGTLEVPSILSGGEVQISLNRKFPGVKPWTAETPNLYRVTYSLNGKDTRSVNIGFRSVEIADNGAVLINGRAVKFKGVNRHEAHPDYGRAIPREVMEKDVQIIKAHNINTVRCSHYPNHPYFYELCDRYGLYVMDEANCEAHGIRNGSMDISRKPSWKKAHVERNMSMVHRSKNHPSIVFWSLGNESGNGPNFEAAAAAVRAYDGTRPLHYCEFPHGHKAVDMDSAMYPPVDRVENWGKQKTSRPFFVCEYAHSMGNALGNFKEYMDAFESSPRMVGGAIWDFADQSLRADPAGNGIYKPAPFKGVTQAYGGMFGDRPNQANFCDNGIILGNRNTTVKTKEVKKVYQYMAFERRDGSLSVRNKYFHKPLKGYTLYLVSLAPGGGHAVERMVLPEVPPGKSATVNLPSAAMRTGSLMVLADARFKLPEDVKELSASQLEHVVNECEAYEWFPASAEKEVPAPPPAGLPAVSVRQGDPVVVQGKGFSASFKNGMLSSLRYGGRDLMLPGYPVELQAYRSPVDNDAWIRSKVEGEMKMQNMKAEYFDVNAAVISPGVARITAQFRTKGSELAFSGEVAWTVFGNGIINASVRMYPSARGEELLRLGVTFGMPAAYDRVEYLGLGPWDNYRDRRTSCWKDVFRTSVDDMFFAYSRPQDMGNRMETDWIALSNPREARALWVGSASPGALLEVSVLRYTPKELNDARSLDRLPEKNKVIVNLDAFQMGLGGSSCGPRPLARYQTLSKATALGFVLAPSSALLNLARTGLAVPHSPVIERDGNGMVSLVSSTPEAEITYSVNKGPEKAYRNPFKLPEGEVRAWVKSGKVPSTSPGERKFPLVKGQGEWKILGSYILKLGAF